A genomic region of Catalinimonas niigatensis contains the following coding sequences:
- a CDS encoding TonB-dependent receptor — protein sequence MHKNLLCFFSTFFLLLGASTLNAQGVTTASINGRVTDTSGEVLPGANVIAEHTPSGTTYGAVSNNEGRFVLPNVRVGGPYTVKVSFVGFDERTFEGITLSLGQTYSINAQLSDGVELEGVEVIASQDVIMNSDRTGASTNLSNEKINALPTINRSINDFTRLTPQSNGTSFAGTNSRFNNYTVDGNIYNNNFGLGSGQFAGSNPISLDAIEEIQVNLAPFDVRQAGFTGASVNAITKSGTNEFEGSAYYFLRNDQMIGNKAGDINLETGDSENKIYGFRLGGPIIKNKIFFFVNYEQETEAVPSFNKRALQPGETPDGLFISRVPAERLDFVRDELNSLYGYDTGPYEGYSFASEQERFNARLDFNLLQNHKFSLRYNLYTAFTDVPTNENSIRFIQTRYRNTDRTGIEAMNFRNTNYTVDTRVQSIVGELNSVIGDNMSNQLNIGYTSTTDPERNVPGGQNFPFIEVLEPDEAGNLLYYFSVGNELYTVGNLLENNVLNITDNFSLYKGKHTYTFGGNFEYMTFDNAFNPVFNGFYRFIGYDNFVNAVIEQDGTFPDAFAKSFALDGSTTPPTDQTRFGQLGFYVQDEYQVTPQLKVTGGLRVDFPFYPIDIPRNDLLDELNKTFTDADGNEFTPDVSTFPDVNPLWSPRVGFNWDVKGDQTTQFRGGTGIFSGRIPFVWLSNQVNGSGVVRGGLGYEGQDVIDNNITFNPDVTAYNPENPAATLSNELNLTDENFKLPQVWRSNLAVDQILPFGIIGTLEFIYSRDVSTPIAYNPVLREPDAILNGPDQRPVWEGSYSNDDDFSNVFLLTNADKKADYYSLTAQLQKQFDNGFYAMVAYTRSRARDLDAAGGSQAISLWPVTVTSNRNDPDLSFAAFDQPNRLIANLSYQTDNTTISVFYDGGEAGRFSYTYSGNFGDASNRLMYVPNAASELNFEEFTLGDDIITEAEQAALFDEYIDQDDYLSSKRGEITERNGAVNPWVNRFDLRITEDIVLSENSMNRLQISLDFLNVGNLLNSEWGIPEFVFQSNPLNYVGVNDTGEPVYRLNTVPGTSEFPTESYRYSNDLANTWRLQLGLRYIFGS from the coding sequence ATGCATAAAAATTTACTTTGTTTTTTTAGTACTTTCTTTCTTTTGCTGGGAGCTTCCACCTTGAATGCACAAGGAGTTACCACCGCTAGTATCAATGGAAGAGTGACCGACACTTCGGGTGAAGTACTACCCGGAGCTAATGTAATTGCTGAGCACACGCCCTCAGGTACTACCTACGGAGCCGTTTCTAATAATGAAGGAAGATTTGTATTACCCAATGTACGGGTGGGTGGTCCTTATACGGTAAAGGTTTCATTTGTAGGTTTTGATGAAAGAACCTTCGAAGGTATCACGCTATCTCTTGGACAAACTTATAGCATCAATGCTCAATTATCCGATGGAGTAGAGCTAGAGGGTGTGGAAGTGATTGCATCCCAGGATGTGATCATGAACTCAGACCGTACCGGAGCGTCTACCAACCTTTCTAATGAAAAAATCAATGCATTGCCGACAATCAACCGGAGCATCAACGATTTTACCCGTCTGACGCCACAGTCTAACGGAACTTCTTTTGCAGGTACCAACAGCAGGTTCAATAACTATACTGTAGATGGTAATATCTACAACAATAACTTTGGATTAGGTTCCGGTCAGTTTGCCGGTTCTAATCCTATCTCTCTGGATGCGATTGAGGAAATTCAGGTAAATCTGGCCCCTTTTGATGTGCGTCAGGCGGGATTTACCGGTGCCAGTGTGAATGCCATTACCAAATCGGGAACCAACGAATTTGAAGGTTCAGCCTATTACTTTTTGAGAAATGACCAGATGATTGGTAATAAAGCAGGAGATATTAATCTGGAAACAGGAGACTCTGAAAATAAAATTTACGGATTCAGACTGGGTGGACCGATCATCAAAAACAAAATTTTCTTCTTTGTCAATTACGAGCAGGAAACAGAAGCAGTTCCCAGTTTTAACAAAAGGGCATTACAGCCAGGTGAAACTCCTGATGGTTTGTTCATCTCCCGTGTACCCGCCGAAAGGCTGGATTTTGTGAGAGACGAGTTGAATTCACTCTATGGATATGATACCGGCCCTTATGAAGGCTATTCTTTTGCCTCTGAGCAGGAAAGATTTAATGCCCGCCTGGATTTCAACCTCCTGCAAAACCACAAATTCTCCCTGAGATATAATTTGTATACTGCCTTTACAGATGTACCCACCAATGAAAACTCCATCAGGTTTATACAGACGCGCTATAGAAATACCGACAGGACAGGCATTGAAGCCATGAATTTCAGAAATACCAATTACACAGTGGATACCAGAGTCCAATCTATCGTAGGTGAACTCAATTCTGTGATAGGGGATAATATGTCTAACCAGTTAAATATCGGCTATACCTCTACCACTGATCCTGAACGGAATGTGCCGGGTGGACAAAACTTTCCTTTTATAGAAGTACTGGAGCCTGATGAAGCTGGTAACCTGTTGTACTACTTCTCAGTAGGTAATGAGCTTTACACAGTAGGTAACCTGCTGGAAAATAATGTGCTAAACATCACGGATAACTTTTCTCTCTACAAAGGCAAGCATACTTATACGTTTGGTGGTAACTTTGAATACATGACCTTTGACAATGCCTTTAACCCTGTATTTAATGGATTTTACAGGTTTATCGGTTATGATAACTTTGTCAATGCCGTGATAGAGCAGGATGGCACTTTTCCTGATGCTTTCGCCAAGTCTTTTGCGCTGGATGGCTCCACTACTCCTCCCACCGACCAGACCCGTTTCGGGCAGCTTGGTTTTTATGTGCAGGATGAATATCAGGTGACGCCTCAACTCAAAGTAACCGGAGGATTAAGGGTTGACTTTCCTTTTTATCCTATTGACATTCCCCGCAATGATCTTCTGGACGAGTTAAACAAGACCTTCACCGATGCGGATGGAAATGAATTCACCCCTGATGTGAGCACCTTCCCGGATGTAAATCCGCTTTGGTCACCTCGGGTAGGTTTCAACTGGGATGTAAAGGGCGACCAGACGACACAGTTCAGAGGAGGTACCGGTATTTTTTCCGGCCGTATTCCTTTTGTTTGGTTGTCTAATCAGGTCAACGGTTCAGGAGTCGTACGGGGTGGTCTGGGCTATGAAGGTCAGGATGTAATAGATAATAACATTACGTTTAATCCTGATGTTACGGCTTATAACCCTGAAAATCCTGCGGCTACACTTTCCAATGAGTTGAACCTTACCGACGAGAATTTTAAGCTTCCTCAGGTATGGAGATCTAACCTTGCCGTGGATCAAATTCTGCCCTTTGGTATCATTGGAACGCTAGAGTTTATTTATTCTCGCGATGTGTCTACACCCATCGCTTACAATCCTGTGTTGAGAGAACCTGATGCCATTCTGAATGGCCCTGATCAAAGGCCTGTGTGGGAAGGATCATATTCTAATGATGATGATTTTAGTAATGTTTTTCTGCTCACCAATGCCGATAAAAAAGCCGATTATTACTCACTGACTGCTCAGTTGCAGAAGCAGTTTGACAACGGTTTTTATGCGATGGTAGCTTATACCCGGTCAAGGGCAAGAGATCTGGATGCTGCAGGAGGAAGCCAGGCTATTTCATTGTGGCCTGTTACTGTGACATCCAACAGAAATGATCCGGACCTGAGCTTTGCTGCTTTTGATCAGCCAAACCGCCTGATCGCTAACCTTTCATATCAGACTGATAATACAACCATCTCGGTATTTTACGATGGAGGTGAAGCGGGCCGCTTCAGCTATACTTATTCCGGTAATTTTGGCGATGCCTCTAACCGCTTGATGTATGTACCTAACGCTGCCAGCGAATTAAACTTTGAGGAATTTACGCTGGGCGATGACATTATTACAGAGGCTGAACAGGCAGCATTGTTTGATGAATATATTGATCAGGATGATTATTTGAGCTCAAAAAGAGGAGAAATCACTGAAAGAAATGGTGCAGTAAACCCCTGGGTAAACCGCTTTGACCTTAGAATTACAGAAGACATTGTCCTTTCAGAAAATTCTATGAATAGGCTTCAAATCTCTCTTGATTTCTTAAATGTAGGCAATCTGCTTAACTCTGAATGGGGGATTCCTGAGTTTGTATTCCAGAGCAACCCCCTAAACTATGTAGGTGTCAACGATACAGGTGAACCTGTTTACAGATTGAACACCGTGCCGGGAACCAGTGAATTTCCTACGGAAAGCTATAGGTACTCCAATGATTTGGCCAATACCTGGAGGCTCCAATTGGGTTTGCGTTATATCTTCGGAAGCTAG